Proteins from a single region of Malaclemys terrapin pileata isolate rMalTer1 chromosome 23, rMalTer1.hap1, whole genome shotgun sequence:
- the RETN gene encoding resistin encodes MEDFVTFAPAGSYLKGQLVNWGAASCKIVPEGSSAPGVMKAAVFLLLTLLVPAYHTDAQCVIDNVVDLKVQAAISSIVSSTLAKAKLLCQDVSARGALVSCPAGYKPTGCACGMACGSWDIRSDSTCHCQCGGIDWTAARCCKIGLE; translated from the exons ATGGAAGATTTCGTCACCTTTGCTCCAGCAGGCTCCTATTTAAAGGGGCAGCTTGTGAACTGGGGAGCAGCATCTTGCAAGATTGTGCCAGAAG GTAGCTCAGCACCTGGCGTGATGAAGGCTGCCGTGTTCCTGCTGCTCACCCTCCTGGTGCCCGCATACCACACGGATGCTCAGTGCGTCATTGACAATGTGGTCGATCTGAAGGTGCAGGCAGCGATTAGTTCCATAG TGTCCTCCACCCTGGCCAAAGCCAAGCTACTCTGCCAGGATGTCTCAGCCCGTGGGGCACTTGTCTCCTGCCCAGCAG ggTACAAACCCACGGGCTGCGCCTGCGGAATGGCCTGCGGCTCCTGGGACATTCGCTCCGACTCCACCTGCCACTGCCAGTGCGGTGGCATCGACTGGACGGCCGCGCGCTGCTGCAAGATAGGACTGGAGTGA